In Fluviispira sanaruensis, a genomic segment contains:
- a CDS encoding L-threonylcarbamoyladenylate synthase: MKQKSSEIHVAKVLPFSEESLTFCAKALKSDSLVAFPTETVYGLGANALSEKAAEKIFSAKGRPKSDPLIVHISFMRQAESLTNMSEFQRQCFDVLGTKFWPGPLTIIVKASNIVPKIITANGDSIALRIPANKVAQELLKQANIPVAAPSANRFGHVSPTTAKHVYDDLSDFDDLYILDHSENCSIGIESTVIKIFEKNKIALLRPGAISSLQIKSELNKEKINFKFEILQRVVKIQDIEKSANISMESPGQLLTHYAPTIEAFIVTNQSKSENFGQTFSKEFLNSSVIIDFNQKNASLMKSSLKYIDLSSRGDFDEASQNLFSYLRNAEKIEGAKYILLPDLIEQNNEKSFGVFDRIYRAASGKYINII, encoded by the coding sequence ATGAAACAAAAATCATCGGAGATACATGTGGCAAAAGTTTTACCCTTTTCTGAAGAATCTCTAACTTTCTGTGCAAAAGCACTTAAGTCGGATTCATTAGTCGCATTTCCAACAGAAACTGTTTATGGACTCGGTGCAAACGCCCTAAGCGAAAAAGCAGCTGAAAAAATCTTCAGTGCGAAAGGACGGCCTAAATCAGATCCACTTATTGTTCACATAAGTTTTATGCGTCAAGCAGAAAGTTTAACAAATATGTCAGAATTTCAAAGACAATGTTTTGACGTTCTTGGTACAAAATTTTGGCCCGGTCCACTGACAATAATTGTTAAAGCATCAAATATTGTTCCAAAAATTATCACTGCAAACGGTGATTCGATTGCACTTAGAATTCCTGCAAATAAAGTAGCGCAAGAATTGCTTAAGCAAGCAAATATTCCAGTCGCAGCTCCGAGTGCAAATCGCTTTGGCCATGTGAGCCCAACAACAGCAAAACATGTATATGATGATCTGAGTGACTTCGACGATCTTTATATATTAGATCATTCAGAAAATTGTTCTATTGGAATCGAATCTACAGTCATAAAAATATTTGAAAAAAACAAAATAGCGTTATTAAGACCAGGAGCTATTAGCTCGCTGCAGATTAAAAGTGAATTAAATAAAGAAAAAATCAATTTTAAGTTTGAGATTTTGCAAAGAGTCGTTAAAATACAAGATATTGAAAAAAGCGCTAATATATCAATGGAATCACCTGGTCAATTGCTTACGCATTATGCTCCTACAATTGAAGCATTTATAGTTACCAATCAAAGTAAAAGTGAAAACTTCGGACAAACGTTCTCGAAAGAATTCTTAAATTCTTCTGTTATAATTGATTTTAACCAAAAAAATGCATCTTTAATGAAGAGTTCTTTAAAATATATTGATTTGTCTAGTCGAGGAGACTTCGATGAAGCAAGTCAGAATTTATTTTCATATTTAAGAAATGCGGAGAAAATAGAAGGTGCGAAATATATTTTATTACCAGACTTAATTGAACAAAATAATGAAAAAAGTTTTGGAGTATTTGATAGAATATATCGAGCAGCCTCTGGAAAATATATCAATATTATTTAA
- a CDS encoding DNA polymerase III subunit beta: MFKKCYRFFSSEVQGLNSEISAEFERDKLAAALLAVSAAQIDPDIGWVQLSFSGDKKVIISSISHNLSIKCEIDTPHTGFGVIKVSGKQFSDYVKQLPSTKVTLKAELPSRIHLRCGRSSAKIQLVQDQTLSNIDVPETGTTVKIKGNQIEKFVSSFKDFVSVDDNRFYANGALIWAEKDTEKGAVLHAVASDALRLAKSTLFEGVNIENLDASQVLVPRKALEELKRVAGLEPETEFLLRWHNKELFFAVETPEYTMFAKCIAGQYPPYEAAIPQKINMEIQVDLKSIQDSVKRSLLFADKNKIMKLHFENSLLTMASSTPGQKEGEEVIEMNSSISSPFEVNYNGSLITGILGVISGSRVQFAWENMNRPVKITGEELRGIEVFYLLVPARF, encoded by the coding sequence ATGTTTAAAAAGTGCTATCGTTTTTTTTCATCCGAAGTCCAAGGATTAAACTCAGAAATTTCTGCAGAGTTTGAAAGAGACAAATTGGCAGCAGCTTTACTTGCTGTAAGTGCTGCTCAAATAGATCCCGATATAGGATGGGTACAATTATCATTCTCGGGTGATAAAAAAGTTATTATTTCTTCTATAAGCCACAATTTATCTATAAAATGTGAAATCGATACCCCTCACACAGGTTTTGGCGTAATAAAGGTTTCTGGTAAGCAATTTTCAGATTATGTTAAGCAGCTTCCATCTACAAAAGTAACTTTAAAAGCAGAGCTTCCTTCACGTATTCATCTTCGTTGTGGAAGAAGTTCAGCAAAAATACAGCTTGTTCAGGACCAGACCTTAAGCAATATTGATGTCCCAGAAACAGGAACAACAGTTAAAATCAAAGGAAATCAAATTGAAAAATTTGTTTCCAGCTTTAAAGATTTTGTTTCTGTGGACGACAATCGTTTTTATGCTAATGGTGCTCTTATTTGGGCAGAAAAAGACACCGAAAAAGGAGCCGTTTTACATGCGGTAGCAAGTGATGCATTGCGTCTTGCCAAATCCACTTTATTTGAAGGTGTAAATATTGAAAATCTTGATGCAAGCCAAGTTCTTGTGCCAAGAAAAGCCCTCGAAGAACTCAAAAGAGTCGCTGGTCTTGAGCCTGAAACAGAATTTCTTTTAAGATGGCATAATAAAGAACTCTTTTTTGCTGTAGAAACACCTGAATACACTATGTTTGCTAAATGTATTGCAGGACAATATCCTCCATATGAAGCAGCTATTCCTCAAAAAATTAATATGGAAATACAAGTTGATCTTAAATCTATACAAGATAGTGTAAAGCGTTCGCTTCTATTTGCAGATAAAAATAAAATTATGAAGCTACACTTTGAAAACTCCTTATTGACTATGGCAAGTTCAACTCCTGGTCAAAAAGAAGGTGAAGAAGTTATAGAAATGAATTCGTCCATATCTTCTCCATTTGAGGTAAACTACAACGGTTCTTTAATAACAGGTATTTTAGGTGTTATTTCAGGATCTCGCGTGCAATTTGCTTGGGAAAATATGAATAGACCTGTTAAAAT